DNA from Candidatus Cloacimonas acidaminovorans str. Evry:
AGAACAACCACGGGATAAATCACTTACCGGAGCTGCTAAACCTTGTATGATAGGTCCGATTGCTTCTACTTTTCCTATGTATTGAGCCAGTTTATAACCAATATTTCCTGCCTGTAAATCCGGGAAAATAAGGATATTGGCATTTCCTGCCACAGAACTTTGGGGTGCTTTCCTTTTTGCTACTTCGGGAATTATAGCTGCATCAACCTGTAATTCTCCATCAAAATCAAAATCCACCTTTCTTTCTGTTAAAATTTCTTTAGCCATAGTTACTTTATCTACAAGTTCGTGTTTAGCACTTCCTAAGGTGGAAAACGAAAGTAAAGCTACTTTTGGCTCATCTCCGATTATAGCTTTTCGGGTTAAAGCAGAGCTCATAGCAATGTCCGCAAGCTGTTCTGAACTGGGATTGGGAACTACAGCACAATCGGCAAATAAAAAAATTCTTTTTTCCCCCCGAAAATCAGGAACCGGCATTATAAATGCGCTGGAAACAGTTTTAAGCCCCGGCATAACACCAATCACTTGTAATGCAGCCCTTAAAACATCTGCTGTAATATTAACTGCTCCAGCAACCATTCCTTCAACTTTTCCCTCTTTAACCATTGAAGCACCGAAATATAAAGGATTTTTAACTGTCTCTATCGCCTGAGCCATTGTAACACCTTTCTCTTTTCGTCTTTGATAATATGCTTCTGCAAAAGCGGGAATGTCTTCTGAGGTCTCAGGATTTATTATGGTCACATTGTTTAATTCTATATTTAGTGCTTTGGCTTCTTGATTTATTATTTCACTTTCACCCAGCAGGGTAACTTTTGCCAAGTCCATTGCCACAATTTTGGCAACCGCAGTTAAAACGCGTGGATCAGTGGATTCCGGCAAAACAATACTTCCGGAGTTTCCTTTTGCTTTGTTTATTAAATCATCTATTATGAACATATTCCTGCTTCCTATTGTTCCGTTTCCAGAACTATCAACGATAGGTCTGCAACTCTTAAAAATTCTTTTTTTACTTCTTTCAGCAAGGAGTGTCTATTATTGCGTAATTCATCATCTTCGCAGTTTACCAAAACTGCGTCAAAAAAGGCATCTATAACTTTTCCAAACTTGATCAAATACTGTAAAGCCAAAGGATAATCCTTGTTTTGTAAAGCGGAATCAATATCCTGATGTAATGTCTGCAGAGCTTCATAAAGGTTAATTTCTTCCGGCTCAACAAGTTTATCTTTATTAAAGGGAACAAAATCCTGTGTTTCGGCAATAATATTTGCTACCCTCTTAAAACCAATCACCAGATGAATAAAGTCCTCTTTACCTTTTAATGCATTCAATGCTTGAGCCCGGTTTTCCAAATCGTGCAAATGGCTTTTATCAATATGCATCACGCTTTCTATCACATCGTAAGCGATGCCGTTTGTTTTCAGCAATCCAGTAATTCTTTGTTCCAGAAAACTGTGCAAATTCTTTTTTGCCTTTTTGTCTAATTCTGTCTGTTTACCAATTAATTCCAAAGCTCTATCGGCAAAAGAGAACAAATCCAAATCCCATTTTCGGGAACTGATAATTTGCACAACACCATTAGCAGCGCGTCGGAGGGCAAAAGGATCTCCACTTCCCGTTGGCATCATTCCAATTCCAATAATTCCGGCAACCGTATCCATTTTATCTGCAATAGCAACTATTGCTCCACACAATGTTGAAGGAAGTTCATCACCCGAACCTCTTGGTAAATAGTGTTCAAATATACCTTCTGCAATTTCCCGATCTTCTCCCGAAGCAATAGCATATTGTTTGCCGATATATCCCTGAAGTTTTGTAAATTCTTTTTCTCCAAGCATATTAGTAACCAAATCTGCTTTACAGAGTTCTGCGCAACGAATTGCCTTTTTCTTTTGTTCTTCTGTTATCTTCAATTCATCCGCTAAGGCACTTACCAATTGCATTATGCGTTTGGTTTTATCAGCCATTGTTCCTAATTTTGCTTGAAATATAACCTTGTCCAAATGCCTCGTCCAATGTTCCAGCGGATATTTTGTATCTTCATTCCAATACCATAAAGCATCTGCTAGGCGTGCTTTTACTACTTTCTCATTGCCTTTTCTGATAATCATACTTGCAGATGGATTACCATTGGAAATAAATACAAATTTATTACTTAATTTACCTTGGTTATCCTGCACCGCAAAATACTTTTGTGCTTGACTTATTGTGCTGATAATAATTTTATCCGGTAGGGAAAGATACTTTTCTTCAAATTCTCCAACAACCGCAGTAGGATATTCTACCAAATTGACTACCGTTTCTACTAACTCACGGTCTTCTATAACTTTAAAATTGTCTTCCGGAAAAATAGCTGCCAGTTGGGTAATTATTTCTTTTCTGCGCTCTTCAATATCAACTATTACTTTCTGTTCAAGCAGTTTGGGAAGATAGTCCTCTGCTTTATTAATAGTAATGGACTTTTCCAACCCCAAAAAACGATTTCCGTAAGTAATATTCCCACAAGGTATTCCCCCAAAATCCAACTCTAAAGGCCTATTATTCCATAGAATTAAAAACCAGCGCAGAGGGCGGGAAAAAATTAATCCTAATTGGCTCCAAGCCATTTTTTTCTCAAATGGTATCTGCACAATCATTTCCGGAATCCAGCTCTTCAGCAGCTCAACTGTCGCTAATCCCTTTTTTATATATTTTACTGCCAGAAACTTACCTTTCTCTGTTTCCTGAATAAATATTGCTGCTTCCTTTGCCTGGCTTCTGTTTAAAAAACCCTTACCTGCAGGTGTTAGATTGCCCTCTTCATCGTAAGCAACGCTGACTAAAGGTCCTGTCTTTAAAATTTCCTCATCCTCCTGATGAGTATCCAGTTCCAGAGCATCCAAATATATCCTGCGAGGAGTTCCACTCACTTTATAAGAACCGCAGTATAGTTTATTACTTTTCAAAAAAGTCCCAAAAGATGAGCTGACACCGTTGCAGGCAATTTCTATCTGTCTTTCCGGGAGTTCTTCACATCCCAATTCAAGTAAAAACCGGCTTCGTTCCAAATTCTATCCTAATCATAAATTATTATTATATAGTTATTCAATATTATATCTTATACTTACCTGATTGGTTAATCCTAAGTCCCCGTAAGAAGCAACAGCATAGTCCAGGGCAATTTTTTTCCAAATCCAGCCCACTCCTAAACTTATTCCGGAAGTCCATTCCATATTTCCTCCCAGATAATAGTCCCCGGCATTAGTTTTAAATCCGCCTCTTAGAACTAAGGAAGGATGAATTTGTTGTTCAACTCCAAATTTACCGATAAAGTTTTCTCCGTTGGCTTTAGTAATATCTATATTCAGCAGAGTATTTTTCCCCACATCTATTCCAAAACCTGCACCATAAGTAAATGGTATTCCTTCATCGTATTTTTTATCGCTGTAGTGGCTAATTTGGAAACCCAAATTTTTCGCCGATAGACCTACTTTTATTCTTTCGTTAGCAGTATGATGTAAAATACCGATATCAATTAAGACAGCAGAAGCTGATTTATCATCTATTTGGTCTAAAACAAATTTTATACTACCTCCCGCATCCAAAGCAGGGCTTACGAATTTTGCCAAAGTAAAGCCGGCTAATATATCTTGGGCATTAAAGGTATCATTCAGTTCAATAAATTCGCCATTTGTCCCTACATCCGTCCTGTCTATAGAACCCGAATTCCAATAGTTTAAATAAAATCCATAAGAAGTGTATATATTTTTTGGAACTACATAACTTACCGAACCACCTCCGGAACCAACAAAATGGTCTGCAAAGGTAGTAAAAACACCCTGATTGGGAACTCTGATTATGGATGCAGGATTAAACTGCATACCATCAAAATTTTTTGCTCTTCCCAGCATTGCTTGTCCCATTCCGTTTGCTCTGGCAGAATAAATTATCTTTAATGTAGAAAAACCGGTAGTTCCGGCATCTTGATGCTGTGCCAGCAATGGCATTAGAAAAAGAATACTAAACGCCAAGCTGAGGAAGTAGTTCTTCTTCCAAAAATTGAACTTTTTCATACAAATACCTTTCATCTTTGGCTTGTAACAATGTTTCCCTGTTTTCTTCCCGCCTCAAAAATTCCGATAATGACCGTAAAATCTTCATATAATCCTGATTGGAACTTTGGGGAACGGCTATCATAAAAACCAAATGCACAGGTAAATTATCCACACTGGAGAAATCCAAATCCTGTTTCACTAAACAGACAGCTATCCTTAAACAGCTAACTGTTAAGTCCCTGGCATGGGGAATAGCAATCCCTTTCCCTATACCCGTGCTCATTATTTCTTCTCTTCCTTTAACTGCTGCCAGAAAACGGTCTGGAAAACTTAAACAGCCGCTTTCCGATAGCAAATTTGCCATATATTGCAGGCAGGCATTTTTGTTCTCGAACTTCTCTACAATCTTTACCAGTTCGGGCATAAAAAGCTTGTTCATTGTCCCACCATAAATATTCGTAAAATACCTTATTTTTTATAGCAAGGTATAAGTCAATCAAAATTCTTATTGTTTTATATATCGTCTTTCCCAGATTATTCAAATTTAAACAGAGAGCACAGATTTATTTTACACTGAAAACCCCAAGACGCCAAGTCCACCCTAAAAAATATTTTCTCCAGACCTCTTGACCTCCAGACCTCCAGACCTTTTTTAAGTTGACACAATCTCTGCTATTTCAACCTTTGTTTTATATTATCAGATACTATAAAAGAAGAGGTATTATGCGTAAGAAATGGTGGATAATTATAGTTATAGTGCTTCTGATTCTGCTGGTTTTGTTTTTGGGAAAAAGCTGCGGTAAGAAAAAGCAAACTGAAACAGTCAAACCTACAGAGACAGAAACCTATACCGTTAAACGGGGAGATATTTCTTCCCGCATAGAAATTACAGGTGAAGTTCAACCGGAAGTTGTGGTTTCCCTAAAATCCAAAGTAAGCGGGAAAATTGTCAAGTTTTATGCCTGGGAAAATGATTATGTTACTTCCGGACAGATAATTGCCGATATTGAACCGGATTATAATCAGGCAAATACTCTTTTCAATACGAAGGCAATGCTGCAAAAAGCGGAAATGAACTTGAAAAATGCGCGTAAGGATTTGGCTGATAAAACTATTCTTCTGCAAAAACAATTTATTTCGCAGGAAGAATATGATAAGGCATCGGATGCCTTAAAAGAGGCAGAAATTGAATATACTCAAGCCAGCAGTCAATATGAAATGATTCGCGATCTGGATGTTCCGGGAAAAGTAACTCATGTTTATGCTACCGCCAGTGGAGTTGTTATTGAACGTAATATTAACGAAGGTGAAATGGTTCAATCCAGTTTAACCAGTTTTGGTGAAGGTACTGTGATTATGAAAATTGCCGATTTAAATAAGATGATTGTAAAAAGTAACATCAACGAAGTAGATATTTCCAAATTTAAACTGAATCAGAGTGCAGAAATAACTTTGGATGCTCTTCCTTATGAACAATACAATGGCAAGGTGGTAAAAATTGCACCGCAGGCAATTATAGAAAATAATGCCAAGGTCTTTCCCATTGAAATTAATCTTAATGCCAGCGGTAAAGTTGTTAAACCGGGAATGACAGCAAATGTAACTATTTTGGCTGATTCGCGCCAAAATGTTTTGGTAATTCCTATCCGAGCCGTCTTCAGTAACGATTTAAATCAGGATATTGTTTATCTGGTTAAAGACACTAAAAGTCCGTCTAAAGAAACCAAAAGCAAGGAGAAAACATCTTCGGCTCCCAATTCTGTTGCCACACCTGTAAAGCTTGGTACTAATGATTTGTTGCAAGTGGAAGTGATAGAAGGGCTTAAAGAAGGAGATATAATTTTGCTGAACGAACCGGTTACCAATAATAATAAAATGTTTATGTAAAATGATAAAAATAGATAAGCTGAGCCGATATTTCGGAGACATCAAAGCTGTTGATGAAATCAGTTTCTGCATTCAGGATAAAGAAATTGTCGGTTTTTTAGGTCCTAATGGAGCTGGTAAAACTACAACTCTTAGAATGATTGTTGGTTATTTGCAACCCAGTTCCGGAAATATTGAAATTGACGGCGAAAGCATTTTTACCGATCCCTTAAAAGCCAGCAGACAGATTGGCTATTTACCGGAGCAAAATCCTTTATACGACGAAATGACAGTAGTGGAATTATTAGCATATTTTGCCGCTTTACGGAAATTGAAACGGGATTATTTTAGGGAACGCCTGAATTTTGTAGTTAAAAACTGCGGACTTAAAGATGTCTTGTATCAAAGAATAGGAACCCTTTCCAAGGGCTATCGTCAAAGAACCGGTTTAGCACAGGCAATTTTACATGATCCCAGAATTTTGATTTTAGATGAACCTACTTCCGGTCTTGACCCCAATCAAATAATTGAAATTCGTGAACTTATACGGGAATTAGGCAAAGAGAAAATGGTTTTGCTTTCCAGTCATATTATGCAGGAAGTTCAGGCACTTTGTGATCGGGTTGTAATAATTAATAAAGGTAAAATTATTGTTGATGATAATATAGAAAACTTGCCCAATTATCTGAAAAGAAGCACTATGTTAATTCTGGAAGTGCAGGGAGAAAATGTAGATTTTTCTGATTTTCTAAAAGAGTATCCTTTTGTGGAACTGGATATTCTTTCACGGAATGAAACCACCTGCAAAGTTTGTGTTTATGAAACCTCCGGAAGGTTGATCTCCTCATCAATCACCAATAATGAAAGTGATAAGAATAGTATTGATGAAACCTCCGAATTTGATTTACGCCAAGAGCTTTCCCGTTTTATCAGAGATAAGGGCTGGTTAATTTTAGAATTTTCTACTAGCAAAATGAGTTTGGAATCTATTTTCCATGAGCTTACTATAGAAAACTATTATGAGCCCGAAATTGAAGAAAAGTTATCTACAGAACAAGAATTTATGGAAGAAGAACAAACAAAACCCGCTGAAACAGAAGATAATGGGGAAGAGCAATGAAAACAGTTTTCACTATTGCTAAAAAAGAATATGAACTTGCTTTGCATTCAATTTCCACTTATATTGTCTACATCTTGTTTTTGGTGATTATTGGCATTATTTTTTCCAATATGGCCTTCAAAATTGCCCGAGCGGAATTGCGTTTTTTGTTTGAAGTTATCCATATTATCTTTCTCTTTTATATTCCAGCTATCACAATGGGAAGCATTGCCAAAGAAAGGCAAACCGGAACTTTAGAATTGCTTTCCACTTTACCGATAAAGCTTTCTTCTATTGTTTGGGGGAAAATTTTATCGGCTTTATTCCAGATTATTACAATTATTATTCTTTCTCTTGTTTTCTTCGGGATTATTGTTATTTTCGGAGAGGGAATTGATTATGGAGCCATAATTTGCGGCTATATAGGTCTTATTTTAGCAGGATTGGCTTATGCTTCCATCGGAGTTTTTGCCTCCAGTTTTCCCAGCAATCAAATTCTGGCTTTTGTTTTGGCTTTACTTTTTTCTGCTGTTTTTTATTTACTGAAGTTTCTTTTACCGCTATTACCTTTTGGTCTGGTGCCAATTGTGCAATACTTCAGTTTTGATTATCATTTAAACAGTTTTTTGAAAGGGCTTATAGACAGTCGTGATATTCTCTTTTTCCTTGCTGTTACGGTTATTTTTGCGTTGTTGGCTCAATTTAATCTCCAAAGCAAAAACCTGATGCAGGAAAAATAAAATGAAAAAAGAAAAAAAGACCAGTTCCATTTTATCCAACCTGCTTATTAAGCTTGCTATTGTTTTAATGGTTTTGCTAATCGGTTCTTATGCCAGAGTGCGTTGGGATTTTTCTAAGAATAAAGCATATTCACTTTCTCAGGTAAGCAAGGATGCAGTAAGTAATTTGCAAGATAATATGGTAGTTAAGCTTTACTCCAGTAAAGAATTACCCGCGGCTATGCTGATTTTAGACCGTTATGTTAAAGACCTTTTAGAAGAATATAAACAAGCGGGGAAAGGCAAATTTCATTATGAAGTTATAAACGGACCAAGTCCTGAAGACCTCAAAAACAAAGCTCTGCAATATGGAGTCGGGGCTATGTATTTCCGCATTTTTGAAAATGATAAGACCACTACAAAAGAAGTTATTTACGGATTGGTTTTTGAATATCAGGGCAATTTTGAATCTATGAATGTGTTGCCTAAAATGCAAAATCAGCTGGAATATCAAATGACCCTGAAAATTCAGAAAATTACGCGTTATACTTTGCCCGATATTACTGCTTTTGTGGATACTCTCTATACTTTGATGCCCAGGCAGAAATATGAAAATGAACTTTACTCCAATTATAATGTTCATTTTACCAATCTGCTGGAACCACCACCAAAAACACATGTTATGATAGTTCATTCGGGTTATGATTCTTTATCTATTACCCAGCTTTACAATTTAGACCAGTTTTTAATGCA
Protein-coding regions in this window:
- the pta gene encoding phosphate acetyltransferase; translation: MFIIDDLINKAKGNSGSIVLPESTDPRVLTAVAKIVAMDLAKVTLLGESEIINQEAKALNIELNNVTIINPETSEDIPAFAEAYYQRRKEKGVTMAQAIETVKNPLYFGASMVKEGKVEGMVAGAVNITADVLRAALQVIGVMPGLKTVSSAFIMPVPDFRGEKRIFLFADCAVVPNPSSEQLADIAMSSALTRKAIIGDEPKVALLSFSTLGSAKHELVDKVTMAKEILTERKVDFDFDGELQVDAAIIPEVAKRKAPQSSVAGNANILIFPDLQAGNIGYKLAQYIGKVEAIGPIIQGLAAPVSDLSRGCSAEDIVNTVAIVLLLADQQKKK
- the glyS gene encoding glycine--tRNA ligase subunit beta is translated as MERSRFLLELGCEELPERQIEIACNGVSSSFGTFLKSNKLYCGSYKVSGTPRRIYLDALELDTHQEDEEILKTGPLVSVAYDEEGNLTPAGKGFLNRSQAKEAAIFIQETEKGKFLAVKYIKKGLATVELLKSWIPEMIVQIPFEKKMAWSQLGLIFSRPLRWFLILWNNRPLELDFGGIPCGNITYGNRFLGLEKSITINKAEDYLPKLLEQKVIVDIEERRKEIITQLAAIFPEDNFKVIEDRELVETVVNLVEYPTAVVGEFEEKYLSLPDKIIISTISQAQKYFAVQDNQGKLSNKFVFISNGNPSASMIIRKGNEKVVKARLADALWYWNEDTKYPLEHWTRHLDKVIFQAKLGTMADKTKRIMQLVSALADELKITEEQKKKAIRCAELCKADLVTNMLGEKEFTKLQGYIGKQYAIASGEDREIAEGIFEHYLPRGSGDELPSTLCGAIVAIADKMDTVAGIIGIGMMPTGSGDPFALRRAANGVVQIISSRKWDLDLFSFADRALELIGKQTELDKKAKKNLHSFLEQRITGLLKTNGIAYDVIESVMHIDKSHLHDLENRAQALNALKGKEDFIHLVIGFKRVANIIAETQDFVPFNKDKLVEPEEINLYEALQTLHQDIDSALQNKDYPLALQYLIKFGKVIDAFFDAVLVNCEDDELRNNRHSLLKEVKKEFLRVADLSLIVLETEQ
- a CDS encoding PorV/PorQ family protein, with protein sequence MKKFNFWKKNYFLSLAFSILFLMPLLAQHQDAGTTGFSTLKIIYSARANGMGQAMLGRAKNFDGMQFNPASIIRVPNQGVFTTFADHFVGSGGGSVSYVVPKNIYTSYGFYLNYWNSGSIDRTDVGTNGEFIELNDTFNAQDILAGFTLAKFVSPALDAGGSIKFVLDQIDDKSASAVLIDIGILHHTANERIKVGLSAKNLGFQISHYSDKKYDEGIPFTYGAGFGIDVGKNTLLNIDITKANGENFIGKFGVEQQIHPSLVLRGGFKTNAGDYYLGGNMEWTSGISLGVGWIWKKIALDYAVASYGDLGLTNQVSIRYNIE
- a CDS encoding PTS sugar transporter subunit IIA, whose translation is MNKLFMPELVKIVEKFENKNACLQYMANLLSESGCLSFPDRFLAAVKGREEIMSTGIGKGIAIPHARDLTVSCLRIAVCLVKQDLDFSSVDNLPVHLVFMIAVPQSSNQDYMKILRSLSEFLRREENRETLLQAKDERYLYEKVQFLEEELLPQLGV
- a CDS encoding efflux RND transporter periplasmic adaptor subunit, with amino-acid sequence MRKKWWIIIVIVLLILLVLFLGKSCGKKKQTETVKPTETETYTVKRGDISSRIEITGEVQPEVVVSLKSKVSGKIVKFYAWENDYVTSGQIIADIEPDYNQANTLFNTKAMLQKAEMNLKNARKDLADKTILLQKQFISQEEYDKASDALKEAEIEYTQASSQYEMIRDLDVPGKVTHVYATASGVVIERNINEGEMVQSSLTSFGEGTVIMKIADLNKMIVKSNINEVDISKFKLNQSAEITLDALPYEQYNGKVVKIAPQAIIENNAKVFPIEINLNASGKVVKPGMTANVTILADSRQNVLVIPIRAVFSNDLNQDIVYLVKDTKSPSKETKSKEKTSSAPNSVATPVKLGTNDLLQVEVIEGLKEGDIILLNEPVTNNNKMFM
- a CDS encoding ABC transporter ATP-binding protein, which gives rise to MIKIDKLSRYFGDIKAVDEISFCIQDKEIVGFLGPNGAGKTTTLRMIVGYLQPSSGNIEIDGESIFTDPLKASRQIGYLPEQNPLYDEMTVVELLAYFAALRKLKRDYFRERLNFVVKNCGLKDVLYQRIGTLSKGYRQRTGLAQAILHDPRILILDEPTSGLDPNQIIEIRELIRELGKEKMVLLSSHIMQEVQALCDRVVIINKGKIIVDDNIENLPNYLKRSTMLILEVQGENVDFSDFLKEYPFVELDILSRNETTCKVCVYETSGRLISSSITNNESDKNSIDETSEFDLRQELSRFIRDKGWLILEFSTSKMSLESIFHELTIENYYEPEIEEKLSTEQEFMEEEQTKPAETEDNGEEQ
- a CDS encoding ABC transporter permease subunit; translated protein: MKTVFTIAKKEYELALHSISTYIVYILFLVIIGIIFSNMAFKIARAELRFLFEVIHIIFLFYIPAITMGSIAKERQTGTLELLSTLPIKLSSIVWGKILSALFQIITIIILSLVFFGIIVIFGEGIDYGAIICGYIGLILAGLAYASIGVFASSFPSNQILAFVLALLFSAVFYLLKFLLPLLPFGLVPIVQYFSFDYHLNSFLKGLIDSRDILFFLAVTVIFALLAQFNLQSKNLMQEK